One genomic window of Cellulophaga sp. Hel_I_12 includes the following:
- a CDS encoding thiamine pyrophosphate-dependent enzyme yields MKVNLQQSSNDISFDDFKVQILNDYEIATLSRECSLLGRREVLTGKAKFGIFGDGKELPQLAMARSFKNGDFRSGYYRDQTFMMALGHLTPKEFFHGLYATTDLAKEPMSAGRQMGGHFATSSLHKDGSWKDLTAQKNSSADISPTAGQMPRLLGLAQASKIYRNVKGIDTTNFSNNGNEVAWGTIGNASTSEGHFFETINAAGVLQVPMVISVWDDNYGISVHARHQTTKEDISEILKGFQRTEKDKGYEILKVNGWDYTALIHAYENAADIAREEHVPVLIHVVELTQPQGHSTSGSHERYKSEDRLAWERENDCNKRFREWILEIGIATDEELKLVEKDIKKQVRNAKKEAWNEFLEPHKEAKKTLIELFEKISASSPNKAFIAKIKNDLIAIDEPIKKDLASKARKVLRYLLGENNEAKAELTEWIDQFYKEMQPKFSSHLYSDLPNKATNVKEVKPCYDETSEKVDGRVVLKENFDAIFSKYPEALIFGEDTGAIGDVNQGLEGLQAKYGELRIADTGIREATIVGQGIGLALRGLRPIAEIQYLDYVLYGLQTLSDDLATLLYRTVGQQKAPLIIRTRGHRLEGIWHSGSQMGGIIHLLRGMYILVPRNMVKAAGFYNTLLQSDEPAIVIECLNGYRLKEELPTNLSDVCTPIGLVETIKTGNDLTVLSYGSTLRIVIQVAEELREVGIDIEVIDAQSLLPFDLDHDVLKSVKKTNRLLIVDEDVPGGCSAYLLQEILEKQGAYKFLDSAPQTLTANSHRPSYSTDGDYFSKPNAEDIFEKIYGIMHEVNPSDYPKLK; encoded by the coding sequence ATGAAAGTTAATCTACAACAGTCTAGCAATGATATTTCCTTTGATGATTTTAAAGTTCAGATCCTCAACGATTATGAAATAGCGACACTTAGTAGAGAATGTAGTTTGCTTGGAAGACGAGAAGTACTTACTGGAAAAGCTAAGTTTGGTATTTTTGGTGACGGTAAAGAACTACCTCAATTGGCTATGGCTCGTTCCTTCAAAAATGGAGACTTTAGAAGTGGATACTACCGCGATCAAACCTTTATGATGGCATTGGGGCATTTAACCCCCAAAGAGTTTTTCCATGGTTTATATGCAACAACAGATTTAGCCAAAGAACCTATGAGTGCTGGTCGACAAATGGGAGGTCATTTTGCAACGTCTAGTTTACATAAAGACGGCTCGTGGAAAGACCTAACGGCACAAAAAAATAGTAGTGCAGATATATCGCCAACTGCAGGTCAAATGCCAAGACTTTTAGGTTTAGCTCAGGCTTCAAAAATATATAGAAATGTTAAGGGTATTGATACCACTAATTTTTCTAACAATGGAAATGAAGTGGCATGGGGAACCATTGGCAATGCAAGTACTAGTGAAGGTCACTTTTTTGAAACTATCAATGCTGCAGGTGTTTTACAAGTACCTATGGTGATAAGTGTATGGGATGATAATTATGGTATTTCTGTTCACGCAAGACACCAAACTACAAAAGAAGATATTTCTGAAATTTTAAAAGGTTTTCAAAGAACTGAAAAAGATAAAGGCTATGAAATTTTAAAGGTAAATGGTTGGGATTATACTGCCCTTATCCATGCCTATGAAAATGCTGCTGATATCGCTAGAGAAGAACATGTTCCTGTATTAATTCACGTGGTAGAGCTTACACAACCCCAAGGGCATTCTACTTCTGGCTCTCACGAACGTTATAAAAGTGAAGACCGTTTAGCATGGGAAAGAGAAAATGATTGTAACAAGCGTTTTAGAGAATGGATTCTTGAAATAGGCATTGCCACTGACGAAGAACTTAAGCTCGTTGAGAAAGATATTAAAAAGCAGGTTAGAAATGCAAAGAAAGAAGCTTGGAACGAATTTTTAGAACCTCATAAAGAAGCTAAAAAAACCTTAATTGAGTTGTTCGAAAAAATTTCAGCAAGCAGTCCTAATAAAGCGTTTATAGCTAAAATAAAAAATGATTTAATAGCTATCGATGAGCCTATCAAAAAAGATTTAGCCTCTAAAGCTAGAAAAGTATTGCGATACTTACTAGGTGAAAATAATGAAGCAAAGGCGGAGTTAACCGAATGGATTGATCAGTTTTATAAAGAAATGCAGCCCAAATTTAGCTCGCATTTATATAGTGATTTACCCAATAAGGCTACCAATGTCAAAGAAGTAAAACCTTGTTATGACGAGACTTCTGAAAAGGTTGATGGTAGAGTAGTTTTAAAAGAAAACTTTGATGCCATATTCTCAAAATATCCAGAAGCATTAATTTTTGGGGAAGATACGGGTGCCATCGGTGATGTTAACCAAGGTTTAGAGGGCTTACAAGCGAAATATGGCGAATTAAGAATTGCCGATACTGGCATTCGAGAAGCTACTATTGTGGGCCAAGGGATTGGTCTGGCCTTAAGAGGTCTAAGACCCATAGCGGAAATACAATATTTAGACTATGTACTTTACGGCTTACAGACCTTGAGTGATGATTTGGCTACTTTATTGTATAGAACGGTAGGGCAACAAAAAGCACCCTTAATCATTAGAACAAGAGGCCATCGTTTAGAAGGTATTTGGCATTCTGGATCTCAAATGGGTGGTATTATTCATTTGTTACGAGGCATGTATATTCTAGTGCCAAGAAATATGGTAAAAGCTGCTGGTTTTTACAATACGCTACTTCAAAGTGATGAACCAGCGATCGTTATAGAGTGTTTAAACGGCTATCGTTTAAAAGAAGAATTACCTACTAACTTGAGTGACGTTTGCACGCCTATTGGATTGGTTGAAACAATTAAAACAGGTAATGATCTTACGGTTTTATCCTATGGGTCTACCTTGCGAATTGTCATTCAGGTAGCAGAAGAATTAAGAGAGGTCGGGATCGACATTGAAGTTATTGATGCACAAAGTTTATTACCCTTTGATTTAGATCATGACGTTTTAAAAAGTGTTAAAAAAACAAATAGACTTTTAATTGTTGATGAAGATGTTCCAGGAGGATGTTCTGCCTATCTTTTACAAGAAATACTAGAAAAGCAAGGGGCTTACAAATTTTTGGATAGTGCACCTCAAACACTTACAGCGAATAGTCATAGACCCTCCTATTCTACAGATGGCGATTATTTTTCTAAGCCTAATGCAGAAGATATTTTTGAAAAAATATACGGGATTATGCATGAAGTTAATCCTTCGGATTACCCTAAATTAAAGTAA
- a CDS encoding metalloprotease, translating to MFFKKFTFFLNILFFTVLLFFGQWSVAQHSNKINATLKGDTKTLNIIQEFKFFNSSQDTLEVLYFNDWANAYSNKKTPLAKRFEEEFKKSFHLAKDDERGFTKIYGIVDDKFSMVAWERGAEEDILKIKLNHKLAPNEYATLNLTYQVQLPPSKFTLFGYSQKNEYYLKDWYLTPAVYDGKWHLYSNKDLEDLYTGITNTDLVFNYPKNLFLISNFEKETKEELEDSIEIKLRGDYRKSCDLIIAPYNFFVKHETEHITVTTDINVTKYDEISKTIAIDKVANYIYKHLGSFPHTDLLVSTIDYNKDPLYGINQLPSFIRPYENQFQFELKFLKTALNSFLVETLFLDPRKEKYVIDALVNYMMISYVEENYPDQKLLGKLSNIWGFRSYNLAKIKFTEQYPLLYMYAARKNIDQPLTTSNDSLLKFNQKIGNRYKAGAGLSFLGNYVGKEKVDKSIKDFFAQYKLRPVSSKDFEKILDTNVDKDISWFLNEYVSTNERIDFKIKKVYKTADSLQVTLKNKTGTMVPISLFGLKNDSVVSQYWFTGIDSTKIFTIPRLGEDKLVLNYDQKIPEFNQRDNWKSLGGLLASNKKLKFQFFKDTEDPFYNQIFYVPTVRFNLYDGITPAMRIYNKTFLERPFLYDISPSYSTNEKALVGSVGFGFRKYHNKTGFYLSNYLVNASSFHFQKNSRYTSITPSVVFGWRPDDFRSDRRDFLRFRHVNIFRSIGEGLEELETPPDYSVLNVRYSSFKNGIINYFSWFADAQYAGNFSKLSFNLEYRKLFENNMQFNTRFFAGKFITNKTDSDYFSFALDRPTDYLFDYNYLGRSESSGIYSQQIIIAEGGFKSRLENPFANNFMFTNNTSLSVWRWIEAYGDIGLIKNKNETTRFVYDAGVRLNLVTDYFELYLPFYSNNGWEIAQPDYGQKIRFIVTLSPRTLTSLFTRKWF from the coding sequence ATGTTTTTTAAGAAATTTACTTTTTTTTTAAATATTCTTTTTTTCACTGTACTGCTTTTTTTCGGTCAGTGGAGTGTTGCGCAGCATAGTAATAAAATTAACGCTACCCTAAAGGGAGACACAAAAACACTTAATATAATTCAAGAATTTAAGTTTTTTAATTCTTCACAAGACACTTTAGAAGTGCTCTATTTTAACGATTGGGCCAATGCCTACAGCAATAAAAAAACACCATTAGCCAAACGATTCGAAGAAGAGTTTAAAAAAAGTTTTCATTTAGCCAAAGATGATGAAAGGGGCTTTACCAAAATTTACGGAATCGTTGATGATAAATTTTCAATGGTTGCTTGGGAACGCGGTGCTGAAGAGGATATTTTAAAAATTAAATTAAATCATAAGCTTGCTCCAAACGAGTATGCTACTCTGAATTTAACCTACCAGGTTCAACTTCCCCCTAGCAAGTTTACCTTATTTGGATACAGTCAAAAAAACGAGTATTACCTAAAAGATTGGTACTTAACACCTGCTGTATATGACGGCAAATGGCATTTGTACTCCAATAAAGATTTAGAAGATTTATATACAGGAATTACCAATACAGACCTGGTTTTTAATTATCCCAAGAATCTGTTTCTGATATCAAATTTTGAAAAAGAAACTAAGGAAGAGTTAGAAGATTCCATAGAAATTAAACTAAGAGGTGATTATAGAAAAAGTTGTGATTTAATTATAGCCCCCTATAATTTTTTTGTAAAACACGAGACAGAACATATTACGGTTACCACCGACATAAACGTCACGAAATATGATGAAATCTCAAAAACCATTGCCATAGATAAAGTAGCAAATTACATTTACAAACATTTAGGCAGTTTTCCACATACAGACTTACTCGTTAGTACTATAGATTACAATAAAGACCCTCTTTATGGCATTAACCAACTGCCCTCTTTTATTAGGCCTTATGAAAATCAATTTCAATTTGAATTAAAATTTTTAAAAACAGCCTTAAATAGTTTTCTTGTTGAAACCCTTTTTCTTGATCCTAGAAAAGAAAAATATGTGATTGACGCCTTGGTCAATTATATGATGATATCCTATGTTGAAGAGAATTATCCCGATCAAAAACTACTAGGAAAACTTTCCAATATTTGGGGATTTAGAAGTTACAACTTGGCTAAGATAAAGTTTACAGAGCAGTACCCGCTATTGTACATGTATGCAGCTCGAAAAAATATAGATCAGCCTTTAACGACTTCTAATGATTCTCTATTAAAATTTAATCAAAAAATTGGAAACCGTTATAAAGCTGGAGCTGGCTTATCGTTTTTAGGGAATTATGTGGGTAAAGAAAAAGTGGACAAAAGTATCAAGGATTTTTTTGCGCAATATAAGCTTAGGCCTGTATCTTCAAAAGATTTTGAAAAAATATTAGATACCAATGTCGATAAAGATATCTCTTGGTTTTTAAATGAATACGTGAGCACCAACGAGAGAATTGATTTTAAAATTAAAAAAGTATACAAGACCGCAGATTCCTTACAGGTTACGCTAAAAAATAAAACCGGTACGATGGTACCTATATCGCTATTTGGTCTTAAAAACGATTCGGTGGTGTCGCAATACTGGTTTACGGGCATTGATAGTACCAAAATCTTTACCATTCCCAGATTAGGAGAGGATAAATTAGTACTCAACTACGATCAGAAAATTCCAGAATTTAATCAACGGGATAACTGGAAATCCTTAGGAGGTTTGTTAGCCAGTAACAAAAAATTAAAATTTCAGTTTTTTAAAGATACTGAAGACCCATTTTACAATCAAATATTTTATGTTCCTACGGTGCGCTTTAATCTTTATGATGGCATAACGCCGGCCATGAGGATTTATAATAAGACCTTTTTAGAGCGACCCTTTTTATATGATATCTCGCCTAGTTATTCGACAAACGAAAAAGCTTTGGTAGGATCCGTCGGATTTGGATTTAGAAAATATCATAATAAAACTGGTTTTTACTTATCCAATTACCTAGTAAACGCTTCTTCCTTTCACTTTCAAAAAAATTCAAGATACACCTCTATTACACCATCTGTAGTATTCGGATGGCGACCTGATGATTTTAGATCTGATCGTAGAGATTTTTTAAGATTTAGACATGTTAATATTTTTAGATCTATCGGAGAAGGTTTAGAAGAATTAGAAACGCCACCTGATTATAGTGTGCTTAATGTTCGTTATTCTAGTTTTAAAAATGGAATCATAAATTACTTTTCTTGGTTTGCCGACGCACAATATGCAGGTAATTTCAGTAAGCTTTCCTTCAATTTAGAATATCGCAAATTATTTGAAAATAACATGCAGTTCAACACTCGTTTTTTTGCTGGAAAATTCATTACCAATAAAACAGATTCAGATTATTTTAGTTTTGCCTTAGATCGTCCTACAGATTATTTGTTTGATTATAATTACTTGGGAAGATCAGAATCTTCAGGGATTTACAGTCAGCAAATTATAATTGCAGAGGGTGGCTTTAAATCAAGACTGGAAAATCCGTTCGCCAATAACTTTATGTTTACCAATAACACAAGTTTAAGCGTTTGGCGATGGATTGAAGCTTATGGCGATATTGGGCTCATAAAAAATAAAAATGAAACTACCAGATTTGTGTATGATGCCGGAGTTCGTTTAAATTTAGTAACCGATTATTTTGAATTGTATTTACCCTTTTATTCTAATAATGGTTGGGAAATTGCACAGCCAGATTATGGCCAAAAAATACGTTTTATAGTAACCTTAAGTCCTAGAACCCTTACCAGTCTTTTTACTAGAAAATGGTTCTAA
- a CDS encoding TIGR00730 family Rossman fold protein: MRKEQHHKGWNEIKTNDSWALFKIMGEFVNGYEKMSQIGPCVSIFGSARTKEGDKYYQLGVDVAKSIAEAGYGIITGGGPGIMEAGNRGAHLAGGISVGLNIDLPFEQHDNPYIDRDKSLDFDYFFVRKVMFVKYSQGFVVMPGGFGTLDELFEAITLIQTNKIEKFPIILVGTEFWEGLFDWVKNTMLKAGNISPKDLDLIQLVDTKEEIVEIIDNFYKGHLHSPNF, from the coding sequence ATGAGAAAAGAGCAACATCATAAAGGCTGGAACGAAATAAAAACAAATGATTCTTGGGCCTTGTTCAAGATTATGGGTGAATTTGTTAACGGCTACGAGAAGATGAGTCAGATTGGTCCTTGTGTTTCTATTTTTGGTTCCGCACGAACAAAAGAAGGAGATAAATATTATCAATTAGGAGTTGACGTTGCCAAGAGTATAGCAGAAGCTGGTTACGGTATTATTACCGGAGGTGGTCCTGGAATTATGGAAGCCGGCAACCGTGGTGCACATTTAGCAGGCGGAATTTCGGTAGGCTTAAATATTGACCTTCCTTTTGAACAACATGACAACCCTTATATTGATCGCGATAAAAGTTTAGATTTTGATTATTTTTTTGTGAGAAAGGTGATGTTTGTTAAATATAGCCAAGGATTTGTGGTGATGCCAGGAGGTTTTGGAACTTTAGATGAGCTTTTTGAAGCCATCACTTTAATCCAGACCAATAAAATAGAAAAATTTCCCATTATTTTAGTGGGTACTGAATTTTGGGAAGGTCTTTTTGATTGGGTAAAAAATACGATGCTTAAGGCCGGAAACATTAGTCCTAAAGATTTAGACCTTATTCAATTGGTAGATACAAAAGAAGAAATTGTGGAAATAATCGATAATTTCTATAAAGGACATCTACATAGTCCTAATTTTTAA
- the uvrA gene encoding excinuclease ABC subunit UvrA gives MINYEENIEVKGARVHNLKNIDITIPREKLVVITGLSGSGKSSLAFDTIYAEGQRRYIETFSAYARQFLGGLERPDVDKIDGLSPVIAIEQKTTSKSPRSTVGTITEIYDFLRLLFARAGDAYSYNTGEKMVSYTDDQIRELIKSEYLSKKINILAPVIKSRKGHYRELFEQIAKQGFVKVRVDGEVKDIVKGMKVDRYKVHDIEIVIDRLKVIDTEDFDKRLAESINTAMYSGENVLMVLEEDEKIARYFSRDLMCPTTGISYPNPEPNTFSFNSPKGMCPDCSGLGHIYEVNEAKIFPDRKLSIKAGGIAPLGPYKKSWAFKQIETIAQRYNFELSDPIDKLPIEALQVLLNGANESFVIDSKTLGVKRTYKIDYEGIANFIKSQFDEAASTSLKRWAKEYMDKIECPTCSGSRLRKESLNFKVDEKNIAELANLDITELAQFFKNLPKKIEGNQLKIAEEIIKEISTRIQFLLDVGLDYLSLNRNSKSLSGGEAQRIRLATQIGSQLVGVLYILDEPSIGLHQRDNERLIKSLESLRDLGNSVIVVEHDKDMIERADHVIDIGPRAGKYGGEIISEGKPSDLKKFNTLTADYITGKRKIEVPKTRRKGNGKTITLTGCTGNNLKNVSISLPLGQLIGVTGVSGSGKSTLINETLYPIMNAHYFNGVKIPKPYKKITGLEHIDKVIDINQSPIGRTPRSNPATYTGVFSEIRSLFTKTPEAAIRGYKPGRFSFNVKGGRCETCQGGGLRVIEMNFLPDVYVECETCNGKRFNRETLEIRYKGKSIADVLDMTINEAVAFFELIPKIYRKVKTIQDVGLGYISLGQQSTTLSGGEAQRIKLATELSKRDTGNTFYILDEPTTGLHFEDIRVLMEVLNVLVDKGNTILVIEHNMDVIKMADYLIDIGYEGGKAGGMVVAKGSPEELSKDKKSYTAKFLRKELGL, from the coding sequence ATGATAAATTACGAAGAAAATATTGAGGTAAAAGGCGCTCGCGTTCACAACCTTAAAAATATTGATATTACCATTCCCAGAGAAAAACTTGTAGTGATTACAGGTCTTTCTGGCAGTGGTAAGTCGTCGCTTGCTTTCGATACAATTTATGCAGAAGGTCAACGCCGCTATATCGAAACTTTTTCTGCCTACGCACGACAATTTCTAGGTGGACTAGAACGCCCTGATGTGGATAAAATAGACGGACTTTCACCGGTCATTGCCATTGAACAAAAAACCACATCAAAATCACCGAGATCTACCGTTGGTACAATTACCGAGATTTACGATTTTTTACGTCTATTATTTGCCAGGGCAGGTGATGCCTATAGCTATAATACCGGCGAAAAGATGGTTAGTTATACAGACGATCAAATTCGTGAATTAATTAAAAGTGAATACCTCTCTAAAAAAATAAATATTTTAGCGCCTGTTATTAAATCTAGAAAAGGGCATTATCGAGAACTGTTTGAGCAAATAGCAAAACAAGGCTTCGTCAAAGTACGTGTCGATGGCGAAGTAAAAGATATCGTCAAAGGCATGAAAGTAGACCGCTATAAGGTTCACGATATTGAAATTGTTATTGATCGATTAAAAGTTATAGATACCGAAGATTTTGATAAACGTTTAGCAGAATCGATAAATACGGCTATGTATAGCGGTGAAAATGTTTTAATGGTTTTAGAGGAGGACGAGAAAATAGCGCGTTATTTTAGTCGTGATTTAATGTGTCCTACTACCGGTATATCCTATCCAAATCCTGAGCCAAATACTTTTTCATTTAATTCGCCCAAGGGCATGTGTCCAGATTGCAGCGGTTTGGGTCATATTTATGAAGTAAATGAAGCCAAGATTTTTCCTGATAGAAAATTATCTATTAAGGCTGGTGGTATTGCTCCGCTTGGTCCTTATAAAAAATCTTGGGCTTTTAAGCAAATTGAAACCATTGCACAACGTTACAACTTTGAGCTGAGCGACCCTATTGATAAACTACCAATAGAAGCCTTGCAGGTGCTCTTAAATGGTGCCAACGAATCCTTTGTCATTGATTCAAAAACTTTAGGGGTTAAGCGAACGTATAAAATTGATTACGAAGGGATTGCTAACTTTATAAAAAGTCAGTTCGATGAAGCTGCTTCTACTTCCTTAAAACGTTGGGCTAAGGAGTATATGGACAAAATTGAATGTCCCACTTGCTCAGGCTCTAGGTTGCGTAAAGAATCCCTAAATTTCAAGGTCGATGAAAAAAACATCGCGGAACTAGCAAATTTAGATATTACCGAGCTAGCACAGTTCTTTAAAAATCTCCCTAAAAAAATTGAAGGAAATCAGCTGAAGATAGCGGAAGAAATCATTAAAGAAATTAGTACTAGAATTCAATTCTTGTTAGATGTAGGTTTAGATTATTTGTCATTGAACCGCAACTCAAAATCGCTTTCTGGTGGTGAAGCCCAACGTATTCGATTAGCAACCCAAATAGGCTCACAATTAGTCGGTGTACTCTATATTTTAGATGAACCAAGTATTGGCCTGCATCAACGCGATAATGAACGCTTGATAAAATCTTTAGAATCCCTAAGAGATTTAGGAAATTCTGTTATTGTGGTTGAACATGATAAAGATATGATTGAAAGAGCGGATCATGTCATTGATATTGGTCCTAGAGCGGGTAAATATGGCGGAGAGATTATATCGGAAGGAAAACCATCTGATTTAAAAAAATTCAATACATTAACTGCGGACTATATCACAGGAAAACGAAAAATTGAAGTCCCCAAAACGCGAAGAAAAGGAAACGGAAAAACGATCACTTTAACCGGCTGTACCGGCAATAATTTAAAAAACGTTTCTATCAGCTTGCCTTTAGGACAGCTTATAGGCGTCACAGGCGTTTCTGGTAGTGGAAAATCTACCTTAATAAACGAAACCCTTTATCCGATCATGAACGCTCATTATTTTAATGGTGTCAAAATTCCAAAACCATACAAGAAAATTACAGGCTTAGAGCATATCGATAAGGTCATTGATATTAATCAATCGCCAATTGGTAGAACTCCTCGTTCCAACCCGGCAACCTATACAGGGGTTTTTAGCGAAATACGAAGCTTATTTACCAAAACTCCCGAAGCAGCCATAAGGGGTTATAAACCAGGCCGATTTAGTTTTAATGTTAAAGGTGGTCGTTGTGAAACCTGCCAAGGGGGTGGCCTCAGAGTTATCGAAATGAATTTTTTACCCGATGTCTATGTGGAATGTGAAACCTGTAATGGCAAGCGTTTTAATAGAGAAACACTAGAAATACGGTATAAGGGAAAATCTATTGCCGATGTTTTAGATATGACCATTAATGAAGCGGTTGCATTTTTTGAGTTAATTCCTAAAATTTATAGAAAAGTAAAAACAATACAAGATGTTGGTTTAGGCTATATTTCTTTGGGGCAACAATCAACCACCTTATCGGGAGGCGAAGCTCAGCGTATTAAATTAGCTACAGAGCTATCAAAAAGAGATACAGGAAATACCTTTTATATTTTAGATGAGCCCACTACAGGACTTCATTTTGAAGATATTCGGGTATTAATGGAAGTCTTAAATGTACTCGTTGATAAAGGGAATACTATTCTAGTCATAGAACACAATATGGATGTGATAAAAATGGCCGATTATTTAATAGATATAGGCTACGAAGGCGGGAAAGCCGGCGGCATGGTTGTTGCAAAAGGTTCTCCTGAAGAACTAAGTAAAGATAAAAAGAGTTATACGGCAAAGTTTCTGAGAAAAGAATTAGGTTTGTGA
- a CDS encoding DUF3887 domain-containing protein codes for MKYVILNIFLMTSLFCFSQTKQKIYNEVASEFQSKFNGENYEGIHNMLNDVMKSIISRSEIIDFLNSVRSNFGTIKKMDFYGVNNSAYVYRSNFENGIVDISFSLNKNSEITCLFIPRNNIENSSVLKRNTTKMIFPFKEESFVYWGGETIEQNYHMADLSQQYALDILMVSDGTPYKGNPEKNESYFIFGKDIIAPCDAKVVKVIDGIEDNVPGKLNKNEITGNTIVLETASKEYLLFGHIKANSILYKEGDLVEQGQVIARCGNSGNTTQAHLHFQLQNTDELWNTIGAKIYFDEVIVNGETKKDYMPKKEDFVRNKKDF; via the coding sequence ATGAAATATGTAATCTTAAATATTTTTTTAATGACTTCTTTATTCTGTTTCTCACAAACGAAACAGAAAATTTATAATGAAGTTGCTTCTGAGTTCCAATCTAAATTTAATGGTGAGAATTATGAAGGTATTCATAATATGTTAAATGATGTGATGAAGAGTATTATTTCTAGGAGTGAAATAATTGATTTTTTAAATTCAGTTAGGTCTAATTTTGGAACCATAAAAAAGATGGACTTTTATGGAGTAAATAATTCAGCTTATGTTTATCGAAGCAATTTTGAAAATGGCATTGTCGATATTTCATTTTCCTTAAATAAAAACAGCGAAATTACTTGTTTATTTATCCCAAGAAATAATATTGAAAATTCTTCAGTCTTAAAAAGAAATACTACTAAAATGATTTTTCCATTCAAGGAAGAATCTTTTGTCTATTGGGGTGGGGAAACCATAGAACAAAATTACCACATGGCTGATTTGAGCCAGCAATATGCGCTTGATATATTAATGGTTTCGGATGGTACACCATATAAAGGGAATCCAGAAAAAAATGAAAGTTATTTTATTTTCGGTAAAGACATTATTGCACCTTGTGATGCCAAGGTTGTAAAAGTAATAGATGGGATTGAAGATAATGTTCCAGGAAAATTAAATAAGAATGAAATTACTGGAAATACCATAGTTCTAGAAACAGCTAGTAAAGAATACTTGCTGTTTGGCCACATCAAAGCTAACTCAATTTTATATAAAGAAGGAGATTTGGTTGAACAGGGTCAGGTAATCGCTCGATGTGGTAATTCTGGAAATACAACTCAAGCTCATTTACATTTTCAGCTTCAAAATACGGATGAATTATGGAATACTATTGGCGCAAAAATTTATTTTGATGAAGTAATTGTTAATGGTGAAACAAAAAAGGATTATATGCCAAAAAAAGAAGATTTTGTAAGAAACAAAAAAGACTTTTAG
- a CDS encoding TIGR03915 family putative DNA repair protein, whose amino-acid sequence MKEAKILIYDGSFNGFLTCVFKAFEEKIQVADMQRNSDVQRGLFSETEIVFTEMDKAKRVWSGIEKKSTVAIKNIYFTFLSETKNRELLLYHYIQKLFSKTEFMHLNFSDDIVLRTCQIAKSVGREKHRMEAFVRFQLTKDGIYFAPIEPDFDVLPLISKHFRSRYADQQWLIYDVKRKYGLFYDLKSVELVTLDLNEMQTNSIHKSNVFTPTEHDYQELWNTYFKSTNIKSRINLKLHQQHVPTRYWKYLSEKKQAV is encoded by the coding sequence ATGAAAGAAGCAAAAATTTTAATTTATGATGGAAGTTTTAATGGCTTTTTAACCTGTGTATTTAAGGCTTTTGAAGAAAAAATTCAAGTGGCTGATATGCAAAGGAATTCTGATGTGCAAAGAGGGTTATTTTCAGAAACCGAAATTGTATTTACGGAAATGGATAAAGCTAAACGCGTTTGGAGCGGTATAGAAAAGAAAAGTACCGTAGCCATTAAAAATATTTATTTTACGTTTTTAAGTGAAACAAAAAATAGGGAACTACTACTCTATCACTATATTCAAAAGCTATTCTCTAAAACCGAATTCATGCATCTAAATTTCTCAGATGATATTGTATTGCGTACCTGCCAGATTGCAAAATCCGTAGGACGAGAAAAACATAGAATGGAGGCCTTTGTACGTTTTCAACTTACGAAAGATGGTATTTATTTTGCTCCTATTGAGCCCGATTTTGATGTATTGCCTTTAATTTCAAAACATTTTCGTTCGCGCTATGCAGATCAACAATGGCTTATTTATGATGTGAAACGAAAATACGGATTGTTTTATGACCTAAAATCTGTTGAACTAGTAACTCTTGATTTAAATGAAATGCAAACCAACAGCATACATAAAAGTAATGTCTTTACCCCTACAGAGCATGACTACCAAGAGCTTTGGAATACCTACTTTAAAAGTACGAACATTAAATCGCGTATCAATCTAAAATTACACCAACAACATGTTCCTACCCGGTATTGGAAATACTTAAGCGAAAAGAAACAAGCGGTATAA